A single Methylobacterium sp. 17Sr1-1 DNA region contains:
- the dctP gene encoding TRAP transporter substrate-binding protein DctP — translation MALTRRTIVAAGLAAPALIGLGRAAQAATTLKLSHQFPGGTIDEGDFRDRMCRKFAAAVKERSKGALDVQVYPGSSLMKTNAQFSAMRKGALDMSLYPLPYAGGEVPETNIGLMPALVTSYPQAMAWKTAPVGRKLTEILLSKNIVLVSWVWQAGGVASRDRPLVRPEDAKGMKVRGGSREMDLMMKAAGAATLSLPSNESYAAMQTGACDAVITSSTSLISFRLEELSKSLTSARGRSYWFMLEPIMMSKAIFDGLTKDQRDLIMAVGAELESFGQEGAQADDTRVEQIFSKAGAKVEALDEATLNRWRAIARDSAWKDYAAKSSSCAEMLKLAEAVA, via the coding sequence ATGGCCCTCACCCGCCGCACGATCGTGGCCGCCGGCCTCGCCGCGCCCGCCCTGATCGGCCTCGGCCGCGCCGCGCAGGCCGCCACGACCCTGAAGCTCTCGCACCAGTTCCCGGGCGGCACGATCGACGAGGGCGATTTTCGCGATCGGATGTGCCGCAAGTTCGCGGCCGCCGTGAAGGAGCGCTCGAAGGGCGCGCTCGACGTCCAGGTCTATCCCGGCTCGTCGCTGATGAAGACGAACGCCCAGTTCAGCGCGATGCGCAAGGGCGCGCTCGACATGAGCCTCTACCCGCTGCCCTATGCCGGCGGCGAGGTGCCGGAGACCAATATCGGGCTGATGCCGGCGCTCGTGACCTCCTACCCGCAGGCGATGGCCTGGAAGACGGCGCCGGTCGGCCGCAAGCTGACCGAGATCCTCCTGTCGAAGAACATCGTGCTGGTCTCCTGGGTCTGGCAGGCCGGCGGCGTCGCGAGCCGCGACCGCCCGCTGGTGCGGCCGGAGGACGCCAAGGGCATGAAGGTCCGCGGCGGCTCGCGAGAGATGGACCTGATGATGAAGGCCGCGGGCGCCGCGACCCTCAGCCTGCCCTCGAACGAATCCTACGCGGCGATGCAGACCGGCGCCTGCGACGCGGTCATCACCTCCTCGACCAGCCTGATCTCGTTCCGGCTGGAAGAGCTGTCGAAGTCCCTCACCTCGGCCCGGGGCCGCTCGTACTGGTTCATGCTCGAGCCGATCATGATGTCGAAGGCGATCTTCGACGGCCTGACGAAGGATCAGCGCGACCTGATCATGGCGGTCGGCGCCGAGCTCGAATCCTTCGGCCAGGAGGGCGCGCAAGCCGACGACACCCGGGTCGAGCAGATTTTTTCGAAGGCCGGCGCCAAGGTCGAGGCCCTCGACGAGGCGACGCTCAATCGCTGGCGCGCCATCGCCCGCGACTCGGCCTGGAAGGATTACGCCGCCAAGTCCTCGTCCTGCGCCGAGATGCTGAAGCTCGCGGAGGCGGTCGCGTGA
- a CDS encoding GntR family transcriptional regulator codes for MRHAASHASANQAPRNHAQRLRQTIEDEIVDGVLRPGDRLDEVQLAARFGVSRTPIREALLQLAVTGLIEIKPRRGAVVSTPEPARLIEMFETMAELEAACGRLAARRLTDAHQRDLVAALDACRAAAGAGDTEAYYAENAVFHAVIYRASRNGFLCEQAVGLSRRLAPFRRIQLRARNRLRQSLAEHEGAVEAILAGDEVLAGERLRAHVLVQGDRFAELIRSLPGGSAAA; via the coding sequence ATGCGTCATGCTGCGAGTCACGCTTCCGCGAACCAAGCACCCCGGAACCACGCCCAGCGGCTGCGGCAGACGATCGAGGACGAGATCGTGGACGGGGTCCTGCGCCCCGGCGACCGGCTCGACGAGGTCCAGCTCGCGGCCCGGTTCGGGGTCTCGCGCACCCCGATCCGCGAGGCGCTGCTGCAACTCGCCGTCACCGGCCTGATCGAGATCAAGCCGCGCCGCGGCGCGGTGGTGAGCACGCCGGAGCCGGCGCGGCTGATCGAGATGTTCGAGACCATGGCGGAGCTCGAGGCCGCCTGCGGGCGCCTCGCCGCGCGACGGCTCACCGACGCGCATCAGCGCGATCTCGTCGCCGCCCTCGACGCCTGCCGGGCGGCGGCCGGTGCGGGCGACACCGAGGCCTATTACGCCGAGAACGCGGTCTTCCACGCCGTCATCTACCGGGCCTCGCGCAACGGCTTCCTGTGCGAGCAGGCGGTCGGTCTGAGCCGGCGCCTCGCGCCGTTCCGGCGCATCCAGCTCCGGGCCCGCAACCGGCTGCGCCAGTCGCTCGCCGAGCACGAGGGCGCCGTGGAGGCGATCCTGGCCGGGGACGAGGTCTTGGCCGGCGAGCGCTTGCGCGCCCACGTGCTGGTGCAGGGCGACCGCTTCGCCGAGCTGATCCGCAGCCTGCCGGGGGGCAGCGCGGCGGCCTAG
- a CDS encoding YihY/virulence factor BrkB family protein codes for MPPEPRSGSAPSGVTSTLWTVFLGLALVRLVTARRPDGVMEAAPDPTRHLGGGAKSYSGRPAQWVADTEGDRGRKAETPTEIPAKGWKDVLYRVYLEFQKDRVLSVAAGVTFYTLLAIFPAVAALVSLYGLFTDPSSINDHLSLLQGVLPSGALDIIGDQVKRITAKGGTTLGITFFTSLAISLWSANAGMKAMFDALNIVYEEEEKRSFIQLNLRSLTFTFGALVFVVVALGCIVVLPVALNFLGNFGIRISPTAWYIALLRWPALLAVLLLVLALLYRYGPSRDLPRWRWVTPGSLTAGSVWLVASIGFSWYVAHFGNYNETYGSLGAAIGFMTWIWISSTIVLLGGEINAELEHQTARDTTTGPEQPMGTRRARMADTVGAPA; via the coding sequence ATGCCGCCCGAACCCCGCTCCGGTTCCGCCCCGTCCGGCGTGACCTCGACCCTGTGGACCGTCTTCCTCGGCCTCGCGCTCGTCCGCCTCGTCACGGCGCGGCGGCCGGACGGCGTGATGGAGGCGGCGCCGGACCCGACCCGGCATCTCGGCGGCGGCGCCAAGTCGTATTCCGGGCGCCCGGCCCAGTGGGTCGCCGATACCGAGGGCGACCGCGGGCGCAAGGCGGAGACGCCGACCGAGATCCCCGCCAAGGGCTGGAAGGACGTGCTCTACCGCGTCTATCTCGAGTTCCAGAAGGATCGGGTGCTGTCGGTGGCGGCCGGCGTCACCTTCTACACCCTGCTCGCCATCTTCCCGGCGGTGGCGGCCCTCGTCTCGCTCTACGGATTGTTCACCGATCCGAGCAGCATCAACGACCACCTCTCCCTGCTCCAGGGCGTGCTGCCGTCGGGTGCCCTCGACATCATCGGCGACCAGGTCAAGCGCATCACCGCCAAGGGCGGCACCACGCTCGGCATCACCTTCTTCACCAGCCTCGCGATCTCGCTGTGGAGCGCCAATGCCGGCATGAAGGCGATGTTCGACGCGCTCAACATCGTCTACGAGGAAGAGGAGAAGCGCAGCTTCATCCAGCTCAACCTGCGCTCGCTCACCTTCACCTTCGGCGCGCTGGTCTTCGTCGTGGTGGCGCTCGGCTGCATCGTGGTGCTGCCGGTGGCGCTGAACTTTTTGGGCAATTTCGGCATCCGGATCAGCCCGACGGCCTGGTACATCGCTCTCCTGCGCTGGCCGGCCTTGCTCGCGGTGCTGCTCCTCGTGCTGGCACTCCTCTACCGCTACGGGCCGAGCCGCGACCTGCCGCGCTGGCGCTGGGTCACGCCGGGCAGCCTGACCGCCGGATCCGTCTGGCTCGTCGCCTCGATCGGCTTCTCCTGGTACGTCGCCCATTTCGGCAACTACAACGAGACCTACGGCTCGCTCGGCGCCGCGATCGGCTTCATGACCTGGATCTGGATCTCCTCGACGATCGTGCTGCTCGGCGGCGAGATCAACGCCGAATTGGAGCACCAGACCGCCCGCGACACCACCACCGGGCCGGAGCAGCCCATGGGCACGCGCCGCGCCCGGATGGCCGACACGGTCGGGGCGCCGGCCTGA
- the msrB gene encoding peptide-methionine (R)-S-oxide reductase MsrB, producing the protein MAATETGTAETRTDAEWRRTLTPQQYRVLREHGTERPGTSPLNHEKRPGTFTCAGCGQPLFDAATKFESGTGWPSFSAPLDGAVETQTDRSFFMTRTEVHCARCQGHLGHVFDDGPAPTGLRYCMNGVAMGFEPEA; encoded by the coding sequence ATGGCCGCGACCGAGACCGGCACCGCCGAGACCCGCACAGACGCGGAGTGGCGCCGGACCCTGACGCCCCAACAATACCGCGTGCTGCGCGAGCACGGCACCGAGCGCCCGGGCACCAGCCCGCTCAACCACGAGAAGCGCCCCGGCACCTTCACCTGTGCCGGCTGCGGCCAGCCGCTGTTCGATGCCGCCACCAAGTTCGAGTCCGGCACCGGCTGGCCGAGCTTCTCCGCCCCCCTCGACGGCGCGGTCGAGACGCAGACCGACCGCTCGTTCTTCATGACCCGGACCGAGGTCCACTGCGCCCGCTGCCAGGGCCATCTCGGCCACGTCTTCGACGACGGCCCGGCCCCGACCGGCCTGCGCTACTGCATGAACGGGGTGGCGATGGGGTTCGAGCCGGAGGCGTAG
- a CDS encoding iron-containing alcohol dehydrogenase, translating into MSLITYLTRIQFERGAVRLIGEELALLGAQKPLIVTDRGVVAAGLIARVLDAAGLPATTPVFDGTPENPTEEATLEGRDRFKAEGCDSVIAVGGGSPLDLAKGVALLATHDEPLATYAAILGGIPRIRADQPPVFAVPTTAGTGSEVGRAALITLADGRKLGFISPHLIPNVAICDPELTLGLPPGLTAATGMDALTHCIETYLSPRHNPPAEAIALDGLSRATRSLVRAVRDGSDIEAREDMMMAALEGGMTFQKGLGAVHSMSHALGGLKAKRLHHGTLNAVILPHLLRFNAPSCAEKYGALRKAMGLPEGADLAAAIEALNRDLSLPTDLAAMGVTEADCEALITRAVEDHSTATNGRPVGAEEFRELFRASLHGRTA; encoded by the coding sequence ATGAGCCTCATCACCTATCTCACCCGGATCCAGTTCGAGCGCGGCGCCGTCCGGCTGATCGGCGAGGAGCTGGCGCTTCTCGGTGCGCAGAAGCCCCTGATCGTCACCGATCGCGGCGTCGTGGCGGCCGGCCTGATCGCCCGCGTCCTCGACGCCGCCGGCCTGCCCGCCACGACTCCGGTCTTCGACGGCACGCCCGAGAACCCGACCGAGGAGGCGACGCTGGAGGGCCGCGACCGCTTCAAGGCGGAAGGATGCGATTCGGTGATCGCGGTCGGCGGCGGCTCGCCGCTCGACCTCGCCAAGGGCGTGGCCCTGCTCGCCACCCACGACGAGCCGCTCGCCACCTACGCGGCGATCCTCGGCGGCATCCCGCGCATCCGCGCCGACCAGCCGCCCGTCTTCGCCGTGCCGACCACCGCCGGCACCGGCAGCGAGGTCGGCCGCGCGGCCCTGATCACGCTGGCCGACGGGCGCAAGCTCGGTTTCATCTCGCCCCACCTGATCCCGAACGTGGCGATCTGCGACCCCGAGCTGACGCTCGGCCTGCCCCCGGGCCTGACGGCGGCCACCGGCATGGACGCCCTGACCCACTGCATCGAGACCTATCTCAGCCCGCGCCACAACCCGCCGGCCGAGGCGATCGCCCTCGACGGGCTGTCCCGCGCCACCCGCTCGCTCGTCCGCGCGGTGCGCGACGGCAGCGACATCGAGGCCCGCGAGGACATGATGATGGCGGCGCTCGAGGGCGGCATGACCTTCCAGAAGGGCCTCGGCGCGGTCCACTCGATGTCGCACGCCCTCGGCGGCCTGAAGGCGAAGCGCCTGCATCACGGCACCCTCAACGCCGTGATCCTGCCCCACCTCCTGCGCTTCAACGCCCCGTCCTGCGCCGAGAAGTACGGCGCCTTGCGCAAGGCGATGGGCCTGCCCGAGGGCGCCGACCTCGCCGCCGCGATCGAGGCGCTGAACCGCGACCTCAGCCTGCCGACGGACCTCGCCGCCATGGGGGTCACGGAGGCCGATTGCGAGGCGCTGATCACCCGCGCGGTCGAGGATCACTCGACGGCGACCAACGGCCGGCCGGTCGGGGCGGAGGAGTTCCGGGAGCTGTTCCGGGCCTCGCTGCACGGTCGGACGGCTTAA
- a CDS encoding Asp/Glu/hydantoin racemase: protein MTDMTDEETLAAIRALGVILPSSNRVVERATEARLAGLPAAACYARVPYGAMLKGESYDESVFLTAADLLADAGVAALCWNATRGAALGFSPDERLCETITRRSGLPMVTTALAARETIARAGYRRLGLVVQGDSTEAELVGGRFREAGIAVGPAAALGITENRLAAAVTPARLARAAREVAVGTEAVLVWSTNLPGWRLPPTLDGVPLLDATTIGTEALLAAAGLMGA from the coding sequence ATGACCGATATGACGGATGAGGAGACCTTGGCGGCGATCCGGGCTCTCGGGGTGATCCTGCCCTCCTCCAACCGCGTGGTCGAGCGGGCGACCGAAGCCCGGCTCGCCGGCCTGCCCGCCGCCGCCTGCTACGCCCGGGTGCCCTACGGGGCGATGCTGAAGGGCGAATCGTACGACGAATCCGTCTTCCTCACCGCCGCCGATCTCCTGGCGGATGCCGGCGTGGCGGCCCTGTGCTGGAACGCCACCCGCGGCGCGGCCCTCGGCTTCTCGCCCGACGAGCGCCTGTGCGAGACGATCACCCGCCGCAGCGGCCTGCCGATGGTGACGACGGCCCTCGCCGCCCGGGAGACGATCGCCCGCGCGGGCTACCGCCGCCTCGGCCTCGTGGTGCAGGGTGATTCGACGGAGGCCGAGCTGGTCGGCGGGCGCTTCCGTGAGGCCGGCATCGCGGTCGGCCCGGCCGCCGCCCTCGGCATCACCGAGAACCGCCTTGCCGCCGCGGTGACCCCGGCCAGGCTCGCGCGAGCCGCGCGGGAGGTGGCCGTCGGGACGGAGGCGGTGCTGGTCTGGAGCACCAACCTGCCCGGCTGGCGCCTGCCCCCCACTCTCGACGGCGTACCGCTCCTCGACGCGACCACGATCGGGACGGAGGCGCTGCTGGCAGCCGCCGGGCTCATGGGCGCCTGA
- a CDS encoding GntR family transcriptional regulator: MVDLLSPDAPSRPAPSLTEQAAAALRRLILLNLLPPGEVLNEPDLVARLGVSRTPVREALKLLAGEGLVTLRRNRAALVARLDPADLVPLFELEVALESFCAGLAAERMTAPEIDRLDRLQAALEAAEHDRDAYTRLNRQAHRLIVTASRSPAIAEAHGRAFARLERARNFALAAEGRVAESLAEHRNILEALRARDPERARTLMHAHVARTQALMVARLTEGPRR; the protein is encoded by the coding sequence TTGGTAGACCTTCTCTCCCCCGACGCCCCCTCCCGCCCCGCCCCCTCCCTTACCGAGCAGGCCGCCGCCGCCTTGCGCCGGCTGATCCTGCTCAACCTGCTCCCTCCCGGCGAGGTGCTGAACGAGCCCGACCTGGTCGCCCGCCTCGGCGTCTCCCGCACGCCGGTGCGCGAGGCCCTGAAGCTGCTCGCCGGGGAGGGCCTGGTCACCCTGCGCCGCAACCGGGCCGCCCTGGTGGCGCGGCTCGACCCCGCCGACCTCGTGCCGCTGTTCGAGCTGGAAGTCGCGCTGGAGAGTTTTTGCGCAGGGCTCGCCGCCGAGCGGATGACCGCGCCCGAGATCGACCGGCTCGACCGGCTCCAGGCCGCCCTGGAGGCGGCGGAGCACGACCGCGACGCCTATACCCGCCTCAACCGCCAGGCCCACCGGCTGATCGTGACCGCGTCCCGCAGCCCGGCCATCGCCGAGGCGCATGGACGGGCCTTCGCCCGGCTGGAGCGGGCCCGCAACTTCGCCCTCGCGGCGGAGGGCCGGGTGGCCGAGTCGCTGGCCGAGCACCGGAACATCCTGGAGGCTCTGCGGGCGCGCGATCCGGAGCGCGCCCGGACCCTGATGCACGCCCACGTCGCCCGCACCCAGGCCCTGATGGTGGCCCGCCTGACCGAAGGACCGCGCCGATGA
- a CDS encoding ABC transporter permease has protein sequence MSRTPGALDRLSFEGLLHLLALLALVLLLAPTVIVLVVSFTDGLSLRFPPPGYSFRWYGELMEAWQLHYALKNSLTVAVFATVLAVGLGVLAALAVARSPRLSARLLDSFFLSPLILPALAFGLSSLMFFSLLGWPVSVATLVLGHTVVCVPYVVRNTVAALTQLQPSLLEGSASLGASRLYTFRRITLPLIRPGILSGGFLAFMASFDNIPVSLFLRDAATDMLPIRMWQDLEGRLDVTIAALSGILIVATIGGIAVMERMTGLSRRLV, from the coding sequence ATGTCCCGCACTCCCGGCGCCCTCGACCGGCTCTCGTTCGAGGGCCTCCTGCACCTTCTCGCCCTCCTGGCCCTGGTGCTGCTGCTGGCCCCCACGGTGATCGTGCTGGTGGTCTCGTTCACCGACGGGCTGTCCCTGCGCTTCCCGCCGCCGGGCTACTCCTTCCGTTGGTACGGCGAACTGATGGAGGCCTGGCAGCTGCACTACGCGCTCAAGAACAGCCTCACGGTCGCGGTGTTCGCCACCGTGCTGGCGGTCGGGCTCGGGGTTCTGGCGGCGCTCGCCGTGGCGCGCTCGCCGCGCCTCTCGGCGCGCCTCCTCGACAGCTTCTTCCTCTCGCCGCTGATCCTGCCGGCCCTGGCCTTCGGCCTGTCGAGCCTGATGTTCTTCTCGCTGCTGGGCTGGCCGGTCTCGGTCGCCACTTTGGTGCTCGGCCACACCGTGGTCTGCGTGCCTTACGTGGTGCGCAACACGGTGGCGGCACTGACCCAGCTCCAGCCCTCCCTCCTCGAAGGCTCGGCCAGCCTCGGCGCCTCGCGGCTCTACACCTTCCGGCGCATCACCCTGCCGCTGATCCGGCCCGGCATCCTGTCGGGGGGCTTTCTCGCCTTCATGGCCTCCTTCGACAACATCCCGGTCTCGCTGTTCCTGCGCGACGCCGCCACCGACATGCTGCCGATCCGGATGTGGCAGGACCTGGAGGGCCGCCTCGACGTGACCATCGCGGCGCTCTCGGGAATCCTGATCGTCGCGACGATCGGGGGGATCGCCGTCATGGAGCGGATGACGGGGCTGTCGCGGCGGCTGGTGTGA